aaacaattatttttgacTGGCTCTTATGTCATATTAACAGTTATTGTGTTTTatacaaaaagatgcaaaatatgtttgaacTGTATCATTTTTGTAGGAACCATtcgttttaaatatttactttttgtcGCCATGAAGCGCTGTTTGAAAATGGTCGTTAtgttcaatttatttcaaaatattaccgGGGTATATTAATAAGTTTATGCAGCTGTATACTGAATCCACAACTTCAATAAAGACCAACTTGTTTTCCAAGACTTTATTACTCAACAATCATACAatacttataaaacaattacaaaaattgaattgaaattcacaaaattttaaaataattataaagaacTTCAACACTTACATGCACAAATAAACTTCTGTCACATATTAAAGACAAAACaagcatgttttattttttaaaacagtttctacAACAGCTGCGCTCAAGAGAACAATTTAAGGATTCGAAGATGGTCTCTCATCAGAGTTTTAAATACACACCtagttgttaaaatgaaaataaaaccatctGTTCACAGACAGTCTTGAACACAGTTTTGACTACGACAGCAGATTCCCCTTGTCAAACCTTGCTTCACAGTCAATTGCTCCAAAGCAAATGTCTATTTAAACGATGACTCCACTTATCATGATTTTCATATGAACATGTATTAGATTCTTCATTTACATGCGAACTCCGTGTAACAGATAAATACACTGACAAAGGAGTAGTCTCGCTTTGAAAGCGGTTCTTCACAAACTCATGCATGTAAATGACTTATATAATTTCAGCAAAAACAGTATGGGAAAGATTTTTAAAGAGGTTTGATTTATATACTCCAACCGAATCGATTCAGttgtaataaatatgaacaaCATTGTCTATTCACGTCAATAGAAGATGGCTACCATGGTTACGAGACTGGTTTGCTTGAAAGTCACTCTTTCTTAGAAGATGGAATACAGGCAGTTTGTTTGTTTAGCTGACGTGCGAATAGACACTGGAGTAATCAtctgaaatatcaaaaaaataatttaaaattcatgatCAACAATTGggtaaaatttgccgtcttatCGATATAATTGTCCCCCTTTTTCAAATTAATAATTTGTGGGACTGTCTAGCAACAAACATCCAATTACTGTCTTCAAGACGGTGTCCATATATTTTTATAGTGTCCCTTTTATATTGTCTTCtaattttgtacttttctatGAAATGTACCTTGTTTATAATGAATATACAATTGAAGTACACCAATCTATCAACAAAAATAAGTAAAAGTAATGGATAGGTTCGAGCTTGGAGATTTGCTAGTTTtcgtttaaaaaacaacaacaaacttaCCAGTCGTTGGAGCATACAGACTTGTATCAAGGTTAAAAACAAAACTCTAAAATCTGATTGGCCGGTTCTGAGCTCATTGtaaaaattgaccaataaaaacaGCATTCTGCATCTCGGCTAtcaaaatcaatcaatcaaaaacCAATAGGCAAAGACCTGAGAAAAAGCaaagtaaaaatgtaataaaacttttcaaCATCTTACTACTGTTTGTCGGTGCAAGCCTCCTTGGTGATGATAAAGGTGGTAACACTTGTCTGGGGGCCTGAGGCCGCCTACTCTGCATGCTAGGTGACTTGTTTTTACcgttgtcaaaataattttcatactcAATACGAACTGGAAAACAAATCACAATAGCACTGTTAATTACTGTAGCATCACTTGAATGGCTACTATCAAAACATGCTTTGAAAAATTAATAGTAAACAATGTCTAGAACTAGTGCATCGTGCGTTCTTGAGCTCCACGCAAAgctaaatatgtttttgttacaTACACATCTATTGTTATTAtcagtatataataatatagGTTTGTTTTTAGTccgagtaaaattgaaaataccgCCACTTACTAGAATAAAAGGAGTTCTTCAGATTCGAAGGAATTATGTCACGAGGGCGCAgactaaattttatgataaaagacatctgacgacaaacaatgattttattcaacgacaaatcaatgtttgagatatattatttcgattctaacatgatgTCAATGATTATTACGTACATTCTTAACCACATCCACCAAATGTTTGCCTcttttatgtgtatatatttatatgttgcACATTAACGTCACAATTTAATTCTTCTTTGTTTGATAAGAAAATCTAACAGGAcctgatttattttcatattaaagaaaaagTCTGGAACTGTGTACGAGAACCAGCTAACGAATCGccactctttctaaatgaaatatattacatGTACCATACCATGTGATTCGACATACAGTTACAAGTTATTGGAGGTTAACCCTAAATCAAGCTAGACATGTGAATGATATAGACAAGACACTTGTtgaagaaattttaattttaaactaaaaatggGTATAAACATTAGTTCGTTTATTTGGCTCAGGCGTGTATTTACTTTATGAtcgtttatatgtatttaaagtgAATACTGTTCAAAATTAGGTCACAGCCACAGATCTTTCAGTTTAGTAGCAAAATAAATAGGCCAATGACTAGCTATCTGTCATGGTTGCTTTTGCACGAACAAGCGCACTTCATCATGATGCTTTTGCACGCACAATGTTGACTGAACTTGTTACGCACGGttgttatcatgttttacacttaAACTTCAGTTAAACCTGTCTACAAGGACCACCACTGGAAGAGAGAAAAGGCGCTCTTTGTTGGCAGGCTGTGTTTATTCAAATGTTAAAGCACACAGCAAATGTTAAAATAGGGAAAACAACAGCGAATTTTAACAGCCAGCTGGTCTATGTACAAAGGTGTTTTTTAGCAAAAGTTTGACTGTACAATTTATATGAAtgatttgcttaaaataaaatgaatacctGGACGCATTTTACCCGTCATGTTCACCTGTATGAAATCTAGCATTTCTTTCTGAACATCGCATTTTTCTAAGCAAAGTCTCACTGCTTCACCACTCTGAAATTACTTAGGCACATTACCCCAAATGACAGATATAAATAACTATGTGATATATTGTTTCAACTCTActtcttttaattcttgaaaagACGTTgcaatacatttatacatatcaGTAGGCATAATACTATAACACTCTCTCAATGCTATAagttttgttgttggttttttgtttatttattttttttttatttttttttttttttttttgcgtggTGGGGGACACCATTTACAACAATGTTATGAGTAAAATATGAAACACGAGAACAAACCTCGTCCCAGTCTATACAGAGTTGTGAGTCAATATTTGTACATTTCCATAAAATGTCACGTAATTTATATATACGGTCTTCCTCTTGTCGCTGGAATATCTGGAAAGATATCAAATATTCTTCTATTAATAATTCCTCCTTTAGATTTTACATATGATAAGTCCCCCTTTCAGCTCCTATATATTGATAATTTCCCCTTCAGTTCTTATAATGTTCGTATATAATGATATTTCCTCCTTAAATTCTTATATACTGACAATCCCGTGTCCCTTCCCACCCCTTCAGTTCTTATATATTGATAAATCCTCCTTCAGGTTTTATTCACTGATAATTCCCCCTTCAATTCCTATATACTGACATATACAAAAGATATGTAAAAATGCAAGTTTTCACAGCAGCCATCATGGTTAAGTCTCTTTTCTGTAAATACCTGACACCCCTCCTCCATGTCGGTTTCCCAGGTGACACGTGCTTGTTCCAAAACCTCGACCGACTGTTTATATAATCCATCTGTAAAAAGATTTAGATATGTATTAAAAATAGTGTTTTAAGAACACGTTTAAAGGACAACTGAATATGTTAATTTTCACAGGGTTCCCACTCTTTTCCGTGGAaataattcaaggacttttccaggatattttcacaaaattcaaggACTAATAGAGCGCCTCCTGGTTCAAAGGTAGAGCACCCAAACCTGATCCAGACATTGTAGGTTCAAGTCCTGTCAGAAGTGAAATTCTTTCACTGCCTCTAAGATCTTTAATAGGTGCtagaactttaagaaaataagcTAGAGCTATCCCTACAGAGGATGAATACTTCTGTCTCGCTCACTGTCACTTAGTTCAAGTAGTACTGTTTAAGAGACATAATGGAAAATATCTAGGTCCGAGTTATCTCCCCTTTGCTAGATTTTATCTTGTAATATGAACATCCTCATGTCATATACTACCagtctgtaaagtttcaacaaagCCCTTCAAATAGTTTAGAGTTAGGTTCACAAGAATCATGGACAGACATAAATGAACAGATGGACAGACTCCAATATACCCTCTTTGAACTTCATCGGTGGGggtatataatacatgtaaatttaattaaactaaaaaacaGGACTCAATTTCACCAAGCGTTTAAGACTTTTCAAAGTTGTCAGTAGGTTGCTTTTTAGATTGACTTCTTATGCTGATAAGCATCTCTTCACCTTATGATTCAATTTTAAGGGTGTTCTGCAATTTGTCagaagtacttcagtcagattatAAGCATGGACAATGCAGTCATCTGGCAATACCAAtttattgtcaattttcagacttttgagGTCGTATTTTACACTAGCTTGCCAATTTCTCTTCTTTGTAGgaaagaaatcatttttcaaagtgtgccatgtttttctttcatcttaatcACCAGACACTTTACAAAGAAAGGCAACTCcgtataggctgatcactaccaaatagaatgtaagcctccgcaggtctagtcacaagtagtccaaatataaatagtactaatcttttttcctttcctagtgcattttctcggcagcaacgtgcttacttttaccctaccgcgtttcagtatgtatcactttgcattctaatgaaatcggcatgttcctatcgcatgctagataaaaatggcggcgtaagaattaaatgtcacgaaaagagaaattgaaagaagcgaaaagtagtaaattcagcgggttgtatttaacgaactgtagttttcttatataaaagttaacacccccttttctttttgtttttctaaagtagcgatctagttctttatgggaatataagtctctgaaaatctgatatgctagaaaatgtcgaaacaccgttatgaagtgagtggattttatatgaaataaagaacagctggatttagtggtgttcagcctatagaCTAAGTAGGTGTAACACCACTAAAATCTCAACTGATGTGAAGAGTTGAAGACGCGAATTCTTCAAGAATTGGGATAGCAATGCCGGTGTTTCtctatttaaatatgtttgctttttatgtacaCTATCAATATTGTGAGcatacaaaaagaacaaaattccCGACTTTTTCCAGGTGTTTTgctctttctttaaaattcaagtactttcaaggccttgaaaatgaaatgaaaaattcaaggacttttccagtTTTCCAGGAAGCGTGGGAACCCTGTTTTCACTTTCTTTGAGTGAACAAAGGAGTGTACCAGCAGAAAACttatttcaaatgattttattttattttttaaagagaGGTATCATATCGAATGATATAAAATCCAATAATATATATTGATTCAAGCAACAACTTGATCGTCCATATTTTGAgacaaacaacaaaattaaaaaaaaaaaaaaaaaaaaaagaaagaaaaaacggTGGAAGTTTCTTATTTCTTACTATAGCATATATACGAGTAATGCAAATCAGCAAATTACATATCCTTCGTATGCAATTTCGGGATATACGGAAAATCATATGTGAGATGAGCTAGAATGCCTTATTGCCGAACGAGACTTCGTAATCACCCGGAAATGGCCGAGTGTCATTACAAGTGCGAAATGTATAGTTGAAAAAAACGAGTATTGGAATATCATGAAATACTAAAACTATTATCAACATTATGCATGTATCTTGAAAACTATCAAATCATACgacatttaacattatatacaTGAATAGAATGCATAGAGAGACATAGAGACATTAagtaaaaaagtaacatttaatatATTATGAATAATTTACCTGCTTTCTCCATCGCCTCCTTACTCTTCTCCACTTTACCTTTCAgctgaaattaaaatgttttaatagtaTAACTTGAGCAGTTTTATTACAGTTGGTATGTTTCATTGTAAGTGTTGAGTTTTGCAAAATATTGCCTTCAAACCATTTAACTTTATCGTTTTTCCCCTAATTTCAACTTTTTACAGAAATGTCAGATATTTATATGGGTGGCAAGTTGGCTGGCTGACCGACTGACTGGCTGGCTGTAATTATTCATTAAATCACTACCCTTAAGTCCATTTGTTTGTATTCTTGTTAGTATTTGGAAAATATACCAATTTTTAATGCAGTTAAAAATTCAAAGGATTGGCATATGGTATCAAATAAGCAAAACAACAATTAAACGCGTGGGTGATTAATGTATTTACGCGGTGTAGATCAATAGAACTAATCACGTAATAGCTATCGCTGTACTTTCCAGTATGTCATCTACTGCTATACACGAAATTTCAGGATAAATTTAAAGTAACGGTATATAAAGtagatgataatgatgatatgcAGAAGTTAGGTCGGATTTTAGAAGTGGTGGATCAGGTATGTCTTTATCATTATTGATTTATAATGTATCTGCTTGTACCTGCCAAAACATGTTGagtttactttaaatatatttaattgcaaATATGAACTGGGTGCCTACCAGTCGCCGGATAGGAATATAAACAGATAAATGAGCTGAAGATTTATCGAGGCaaaagtttcatgtttttgtgttcatttttcaaaaaacgGCAAAGGAAAAATCCGGATTTCTGTCACAGCCGGCGACTGGGCGGCACCCAGTACAtgtttatatacagaaacaaacatactACTAATTGGTAGGGCCAAAGTGTTTTGTTCCTGCCGCGCAACAAAACTTGTTTACTGATGACCGAAATACAGTCATCCCGGGTATCATCGAATGTTCTTATTAGTTCGGGATAACCGACATTTTCTGTAACTTTACGATTGATAATAGctgaaaaaaacatacatatatgcACAGGAATCTGACACAATTCCGgatatattttagttgcctttagataattacaCGACCGATCACACTCGCATTGctgatttttgaaattttcttgtattcatgtggtgggtggggtgtgaatgCGTTGCATTCCTGGTGAGTTTTTATATATAGAGAGGGGGTCATTTTTATGTAGACTTGCGGTGGTCATGTACAGATACAAATGTATACAACTTATGTTAAAATTTCTAAAGTAGGCCTACATGTAAATGAGCAAATCATGTTTGTTTTCAATTGAACCATGtccatatttatcaatgtttttgtttgcgAGTTTGTCTCCCCGAGCTTGGCCcattgttgctatattttctggacGTCGGACAGTGGAATCCATTCGATGTTAATGGATAACAGACCTACGTTTTAGCCTGTGCTAGGGGACATGATTggtgttgcacattacattaaCTCActagaacagactcaatcaaaatgAGTCTACTTTTATTTTTGCTTGGATGCtgtttatgcttccaaaggatcttcatatagattttatttaataatgaTTATTTAAGTGTTACGGATATGcttattttcagaaacaattaCTTACTAGTCTACCggttatcatttattaaataatcatATTAGCAGTTTTAAGGCCTAAAACAAAGGTATTTTTAAGTCTGGCCTAATTCATGTTCAGTCAGCTGGGACTTTAATTTCTACCTATTTTTGTATCTTTATAGTGAAAAGAGCATGTATTTCTTGCTTTTATccttttcttcattttatttgaattagtAAATACAAGAAGGGCAGTTCAATAAGCTCTCATACAGCTACTTTTATTCTTTGGCATTTTGAAACTTATGTCATTTTTTTATACagtataaagatatttttgtatcatcccGTTTTTAGATAATTTTATCAGTATCGCGATACTGCTTATTTACAATACggataacataaaatgaatagggaATAGTGAACATTACTACAATATCTTATTCGCAAAACCGATGTAAATAGCGGCGTGTCTAGTGGTTAAcagtatgatttgtaagcttacggtgctgtTCGAATACGGACGAgctactttaaaatgttttaacatttttacctgGAGAAGATGCAGGTAACATTTGTCATGTTTTCTTGTGCACTTTACTAGtacatttataataatttattttcagggATCTCATATAGTATCGAATTAaatctattaacattgcaaaTGAATAAGAAACATTGcagaatgaaagaaataaatacaaagaTGATACAAAAAACCTGAAAACGgaattataaaatcattttaaatagaAGATTCGAACCTACACGTACAACTAAAAAGATAGAGATCCAACACTATCCTTGACTACAATGTTATGAATGACGCATCGTGTCTGAGTAAAGATACTCAATATACAATGAACCTTATCGAAATAACCTGCTTACCTGTTTTTGATTTACCAATACGTTAAAATAATTGCGATccattttatgttgatatttcatGCAAATATGTTTTCTAATTTTGGCGAACATTTGTATAAACTAATTTTCCATGTACTTTGCCAATTACAGCGCTCAAGTAGCGTTTACCTGTTGTCGCCAGGCTGGTCATTTCTCCCTTTATCCTTTCCTCTCACTAAATTTATAACTCAGATTTATTTTCGAGTGTATTTCAGATAATTAACATTgataaaatgcagtaaaacatTATAAGTAAAATAAAGTTAATATAATAATGAACCTGGGTTAATTTAAATCAGGAATTGTGACCActcttcgtccgtctgtccgtccagtGAAATCTTGATCAAGTTGATACGTTGGTCAGTCCTGTTacataagtctatagaaactaaaATCGTCGTTTTATCATGATACATCTATACGTTCTAAAATAAGCAGACCCGTTTGTACTGATAAGAACTATCTTCAGGCAAAATTTTGTTGAAAGTCTAGAGTCAATCttagtgaaaatatatcaaactgaAGACTGAACGTTAATAAATTGCAGGCCTAAGGCGTTTATGAGTAGAGGTCATAGCCCGTATATAACAATATCCCAAGTCAGAAGTTAAGAACAAGACTTCGCAGTGCCAGAAATATGTACAGGtgacattgtttatttttttttaaaaaaatcgagtAAGAACTAACACTTTGTCAACTTTCATCGATAGAGTTGTATACCTTTTCTAGTTCTTTCATTGCAACAGTTACAGAAGATTTGGCAGTGTCTAGCTGATTTTCTTGTTGTACCATATCTCGACACTTCTCATGGTACGATTTTTGTAACTGAAAATGAAGTTAACGTTggttataaatataaatgttatctTAAGGCACGTATTGAAAGATAACCCGGCAATAGTCTGAACTATTGTCTTAAGTCGCAGTAATATAACCATGGTTTGACCCAAAAATTACTCTGAAACTTGGCACTCAAAGCAGTAATATTACCATGTacgcataggaaatagagatcaatataattgcacctttactaatcctaccaggtgttctatattacaaaagtggttctattgtgacactttgatacaagcaaaactataCTATCTGCACTAATATTTCCCTTCTggtactttattttattattggcttgttaaaagttaattttttaccatatgtaagttgacagaatcataagaaccatgttttgaggggtaaatctaacacaaatgaataaatccttaatgattttgttgtgtaaaagtatgatattgtgtataaaacagttttcattttccactcaactGTGTAATTGCAAGGAAGTACTAGTAGATCTAGACTATAAGTACTATCCCAAGTCAAGAGTTGATCATTCTTTGCGATGCACAAATTAAATTACAGgttacattttttattgtttaaaacaaaactacactttaacttcacatttgtgaatcatttttggttttatttcaagGACTGAAATGCAATTTCTAGATTTATTTATGTAATactatttaatgaaaattttgagAGTTAACTATGTTATTACCATGGCTTGACACAAAAATTACTCTGAAACACGGTACTCAAAGCAGTAATATTACCATGGCTTGACAGAAAAAAATACTCTGAAACATGGCACTCAAAGCAGTTATATTACCGTGGTTTGACACAAAACGTTACCCAGAAACATGGCACTCAAAGAAGTAATATTACCATGGCTTGACACAAAACCTACTCTGAAACATGGCACCTAAAGCAGTAATATTACCATGGCTTGACAGAAACTACTCTGAAACAGGCACTCAATGCAGTTATATTACCATGGCTTGACAGAAACTACTCTGAAACATGGCACTCAAAGCAGTAATATTACCATGGCTTGACAGACAAATACTCTGAAACATGGCACTCAATGTAGTAATATTACCATGGCTTGACAGAAACTACTCTGAATCATGGCACTCAAAAAAGTAATATTACCATGGCTTGACACACAAATTACTCTGAAACATGGTACTCAAAGCCGTAATAGAACCATGGCTTGACACACAAACTACTCCAAAATATGACACTCAAAGCAGTAATATAACCATGGCTTGACACACAAGTTACTCTGAAACATTGTACTCAAAGCAGTAATATTACCATTTCTTGACACATAAATTACTCTAAAACATGACACTCAAAGCAGTAATATTACCATGACTTGACACACAAATTACACTGAAACATGGCACCTCAAAATGAAGGCGAAGCTTCCAGTTGCCTGATTAATGACTTGAAAGGatttaaaatggttatattcACTGACTGTTGACTGTCTGACTAGCTAATGTCCGGGCAGTTAGTGAAACTATTGATCAGTATGTGTTATCAGAGACCGTGCAAGTTTGCatgatttaaaaaatgatttaaaatgtctTGTAGAAAGTACTCAAATGAACCGAATTATGTTGTATAATATTGTGTGTTTTGATCCTTAATTGTTGCGCGTAACATTTAATTGAAATTTATCATATGTATTAACACAAGAAAAATTCCACGAACATACACACCTCTTGCAGTTTGCTATGAGCATTTTTCTTCACCTTCTGTCTATCCTTCACTTTGTCTTCTACCTAAAAATTAGTTATTCATTTCATGAAATAATTGGTTTATTCAGGAAACTGGAAAGTGTCGATAAATATGATAAAGAGACACGGCTAATTTTCGAAAAGGACATACAAGtatctacttacaaaatgacagTGACATGATAATATTAGGCCAAGGCAATGTGTTTAATAtctaaacattttatacactGAATGTAGCAGTATGTAAAGTGTTTGGTGTATTAAattgagtttagatcacactgtCTCTACAGTGTAGGATtgttatttatctatatttttaaaactatactgagaagagattGACCGAAAAAGTTTGCAGGTGAAGTTGtgaaacacattaattcaggaagGAACTAAATCTTGTAGTATTT
The genomic region above belongs to Mercenaria mercenaria strain notata chromosome 12, MADL_Memer_1, whole genome shotgun sequence and contains:
- the LOC123533683 gene encoding proline-serine-threonine phosphatase-interacting protein 1-like, producing the protein MGPRFVDSFWETDFNGTLGFDLLCKRIREGQKVGKDIEDFLKKKAKADTQYSKALRSLARSADGKEEIGVLGSSWQELKNATEKAANYHETSATEYNKLADELARFTDSIRTESKQVEDKVKDRQKVKKNAHSKLQELQKSYHEKCRDMVQQENQLDTAKSSVTVAMKELEKLKGKVEKSKEAMEKADGLYKQSVEVLEQARVTWETDMEEGCQIFQRQEEDRIYKLRDILWKCTNIDSQLCIDWDESGEAVRLCLEKCDVQKEMLDFIQVNMTGKMRPVRIEYENYFDNGKNKSPSMQSRRPQAPRQVLPPLSSPRRLAPTNSNDYSSVYSHVS